In Treponema primitia ZAS-2, a genomic segment contains:
- a CDS encoding ParB/RepB/Spo0J family partition protein, giving the protein MAPKSRLGRGLDALLSDGDDEAVQSVFGTPSDSFSRVEAGSAEVPSRVLDAQGSQTPPSAVPQTSGLQAAEILTIPLDKLKANPGQPRKRFEEESLRELADSIAQLGIIQPLIVEEAGDGTWLIVAGERRSRAAHLAGLTEVPVIVRSYSDEKRMEVALIENVQRSDLNPIEEAAAYRQIMDITGCSQDEVAVKVGRNRSTVANALRLLKLPPLIREALERDEITSGHGRAILSVQEEANQEQLYREISVEGLSVREAEKRAAALNKPRPEKAAPAPAETERRDPELAAMEQRFIDRLGTKVAIKGDFKKGNIQIEYYSMDDLDRLLGILG; this is encoded by the coding sequence GTGGCGCCTAAGAGCCGCCTGGGCCGGGGTCTGGATGCCCTGCTTTCCGACGGTGATGACGAAGCTGTCCAGTCTGTGTTTGGCACTCCCAGCGATAGCTTCAGCCGGGTAGAGGCGGGCAGCGCGGAAGTTCCATCCCGGGTTTTGGATGCCCAGGGTTCGCAAACCCCGCCTTCCGCAGTTCCGCAAACATCAGGCCTCCAGGCCGCAGAAATACTGACCATACCCCTGGATAAGCTCAAAGCCAACCCCGGCCAGCCCCGCAAACGTTTTGAAGAAGAAAGCCTCCGGGAGCTGGCGGATTCCATCGCCCAGCTCGGGATTATCCAGCCCCTGATCGTGGAAGAAGCCGGAGACGGGACCTGGCTCATCGTAGCCGGGGAGCGCCGCAGCCGTGCTGCACATTTGGCAGGGCTCACGGAAGTCCCGGTTATAGTGCGCAGTTATTCTGATGAAAAGCGCATGGAAGTTGCGCTGATAGAAAATGTGCAGCGTTCCGATTTGAACCCCATAGAAGAAGCCGCCGCCTACCGTCAGATCATGGATATTACCGGCTGCTCCCAGGACGAGGTCGCCGTAAAGGTGGGCCGGAACCGTTCCACCGTGGCCAATGCCCTGCGCCTCCTCAAGCTGCCCCCGCTTATACGGGAAGCCCTGGAACGGGATGAAATCACATCGGGCCATGGCCGGGCTATTCTTTCGGTGCAGGAAGAGGCGAACCAGGAACAACTCTACAGGGAAATTAGCGTAGAGGGTCTTTCGGTACGGGAGGCGGAGAAACGGGCCGCTGCCCTGAACAAGCCCAGGCCTGAAAAAGCCGCCCCAGCCCCCGCTGAAACAGAACGCCGGGACCCGGAACTGGCCGCCATGGAACAGCGCTTCATCGACCGCCTGGGCACCAAGGTTGCTATCAAGGGCGATTTCAAAAAAGGTAACATACAGATAGAGTACTACTCCATGGATGATCTGGACCGGCTGCTGGGGATACTGGGGTAA
- a CDS encoding helix-turn-helix domain-containing protein: MTVNERIKQVRASLNLSQINFSRGIHLSNGYYANMELGNKKANERIIELISSVYGVNKNWLVSGEGKMFSREPDKRLEELIINFNSLNRHFQDFLLDQIKGLVKIQNNKETK; this comes from the coding sequence ATGACGGTAAATGAACGTATTAAACAGGTGAGAGCTTCCCTAAATCTTTCGCAGATCAATTTTTCCAGGGGAATACACCTTTCCAATGGATATTATGCCAATATGGAATTGGGCAACAAAAAAGCAAACGAACGTATCATTGAACTTATTTCTTCTGTTTACGGGGTAAATAAAAACTGGCTGGTCTCCGGCGAGGGTAAAATGTTCAGCAGGGAACCTGACAAAAGGCTTGAAGAATTGATAATCAATTTTAATTCCCTGAACCGCCACTTTCAGGATTTTTTATTAGATCAGATAAAGGGCCTGGTGAAAATACAAAATAACAAAGAAACTAAATGA
- a CDS encoding MBL fold metallo-hydrolase: MKINVLGGIIMGAMAVNSVSADDSYFTYRLGHIDVHMLVEARGEGNPGILLNPNKAALDKYIPGGKYISQTNVFLIRSPGKIILVDTGFGRTIFDSMKTLGTSPDQVDAVLLTHMHGDHIGGLQKNGMPLFPKAKVYLAQQEKDFWVKPGANPSASEALAPYGNRVETFRPGELGSTLTELLPGIKAIAAFGHTPGHTAFLVESEGKKIILWGDVMHAGPIQFPLPDQSVTYDTDPAAAALTRRRILEYATANHIAIGGMHLAYPAIGTVSADGSGYRFSPAE; the protein is encoded by the coding sequence ATGAAAATCAATGTACTGGGCGGTATTATCATGGGCGCCATGGCAGTAAACAGTGTTTCTGCGGATGATTCCTACTTCACTTACCGCCTGGGGCATATAGATGTCCACATGCTGGTTGAGGCGCGCGGCGAGGGTAACCCCGGAATCCTCCTGAACCCTAACAAAGCCGCCCTGGACAAGTACATTCCCGGTGGGAAATACATCTCCCAAACTAACGTCTTCCTGATCCGCAGCCCCGGCAAAATCATTTTGGTGGATACCGGCTTCGGCAGGACCATCTTTGACTCAATGAAAACCTTGGGGACAAGCCCTGACCAAGTGGACGCAGTATTACTAACCCACATGCACGGGGACCATATAGGGGGGCTTCAAAAAAACGGCATGCCCCTGTTCCCCAAGGCCAAGGTCTACCTGGCCCAGCAGGAAAAGGACTTCTGGGTAAAACCCGGGGCTAATCCTTCAGCCTCAGAAGCCCTGGCGCCCTACGGTAACCGGGTAGAAACATTCCGCCCTGGTGAACTGGGTTCAACCCTGACAGAATTACTGCCGGGCATTAAAGCCATCGCCGCCTTTGGCCACACACCGGGGCACACCGCTTTTCTGGTGGAATCGGAGGGCAAAAAAATCATCCTCTGGGGGGATGTGATGCATGCCGGGCCCATCCAGTTCCCCCTGCCGGATCAGTCGGTTACCTACGACACTGATCCGGCAGCCGCCGCGCTCACACGCCGCCGCATACTGGAATACGCCACTGCAAACCACATAGCCATTGGTGGCATGCACCTGGCCTACCCGGCTATCGGTACGGTCAGCGCCGATGGCAGCGGGTACAGATTTAGCCCGGCGGAGTAA
- the lysS gene encoding lysine--tRNA ligase yields the protein MSKKSNTTEGRGEAGAASQSSAHWADEAAAKILREKGEKEQYTCASGITPSGTVHIGNFREIISVDLVARALRDLGKKVRFIYSWDDYDVFRKIPGNMPKQDELKSCLRFPITMVPDPWERDESYARHHEVDVETILPEVGIHPEYLYQAERYRASRYAGGIRKALEHRDALKSILDKFRDEDHKIQGEWWPLSVFCDKCNKDTTEPDSWDGEWALSYHCESCGHSETVDLRTAKGVKLGWRIDWPMRWEHEQVDFEPAGKDHHSQGGSFDTARHVSKDVYAWDAPVTFRYDFIGTKGVPGKMSSSSGNVIDLRDVLRVYTPELTRYLFAGTRPNTEFTISFDLDVIKIYEDYDRLERIAWKAEEAKDEAAYRKARRIYELSQVASVPPVMPWQIPFRHLCNLIQIADGDIDRALESLANSPGGPKPEQLPGLKERAKRAKYWAENCAPEEFRFRLRTPGDTAGSSALRDTEAAAIRDLRDQVIAVIDQFGDDKSCAEAIYKVAENHQMDGKALFRAAYQALIGKDQGPRLANFLRSIDRSQLLEILQGY from the coding sequence GCTGCTTCGCAGTCATCTGCCCATTGGGCAGATGAGGCTGCAGCAAAGATACTCCGGGAGAAGGGCGAAAAGGAACAGTATACCTGCGCTTCCGGCATCACCCCCTCAGGAACCGTGCATATCGGCAACTTCCGGGAGATCATCTCCGTGGACCTGGTAGCCCGGGCCCTGCGTGACCTGGGCAAAAAGGTCCGGTTCATCTATTCCTGGGACGATTACGACGTGTTCCGCAAGATACCTGGGAATATGCCCAAACAGGATGAGTTGAAAAGCTGCCTCCGCTTCCCCATCACCATGGTTCCGGATCCTTGGGAACGAGACGAAAGCTACGCCCGGCACCACGAGGTGGACGTGGAAACCATACTCCCCGAAGTGGGCATCCACCCGGAATACCTCTACCAGGCGGAACGCTACCGGGCTTCCCGCTATGCCGGCGGCATCCGTAAAGCCCTGGAACACCGGGACGCCCTGAAAAGCATCCTGGACAAATTCCGGGACGAGGACCATAAAATCCAGGGCGAGTGGTGGCCCCTGAGCGTTTTCTGCGACAAATGCAACAAGGATACTACGGAACCTGATAGCTGGGACGGCGAATGGGCCCTGAGCTACCACTGCGAAAGCTGCGGCCACAGCGAAACCGTGGACCTGCGTACCGCCAAGGGGGTCAAGCTGGGCTGGCGCATAGACTGGCCCATGCGCTGGGAACACGAGCAGGTTGACTTTGAGCCTGCAGGAAAGGACCACCACAGCCAGGGCGGCTCCTTTGACACTGCCCGGCATGTCAGTAAAGATGTGTACGCCTGGGATGCCCCGGTCACCTTCCGCTACGACTTCATCGGCACCAAAGGTGTGCCGGGAAAGATGTCCAGTTCCTCGGGCAATGTGATAGACTTACGGGACGTGCTGCGGGTCTATACCCCGGAGCTCACCCGCTACCTCTTTGCCGGAACCCGGCCTAACACGGAATTTACCATCTCCTTTGATCTGGACGTGATTAAAATTTACGAAGACTACGACCGCCTGGAACGCATAGCCTGGAAAGCCGAGGAGGCAAAGGACGAGGCCGCTTACCGCAAGGCCCGGCGCATCTACGAGCTTTCCCAGGTGGCATCGGTTCCCCCGGTGATGCCCTGGCAAATCCCCTTCCGCCACCTCTGCAACCTCATCCAGATCGCCGACGGCGACATAGACCGCGCCCTGGAGAGCCTGGCAAACAGCCCCGGAGGCCCCAAACCGGAGCAATTGCCGGGCCTTAAAGAGCGGGCAAAGCGGGCCAAATACTGGGCAGAAAACTGCGCCCCGGAAGAATTCCGCTTCCGCCTGCGCACCCCCGGCGATACAGCCGGCAGCTCCGCGCTCAGGGATACTGAGGCCGCCGCTATCCGGGACCTGCGGGACCAGGTTATTGCCGTCATTGACCAGTTCGGAGATGACAAATCCTGCGCCGAAGCCATCTACAAGGTGGCGGAGAATCACCAGATGGACGGGAAGGCCCTGTTCCGCGCCGCTTACCAAGCTTTAATCGGCAAAGACCAGGGACCCAGGCTGGCAAATTTTCTACGCTCCATAGACAGATCACAACTGTTGGAAATATTACAGGGCTATTAG